One genomic window of Methyloterricola oryzae includes the following:
- a CDS encoding YeiH family protein, with product MAATINRGSDRRRLTQKAAPKAKLGRAKGLGLRRKLPGVALALALALLALAAQFYQSWVLGRVVLEGLVAALLLGIVWRNCLGICGSDVAGIGYAGKQLLELAIVLLGATVDFHGLATAGASLVALTVLVVALGLAASLLIGRLTGLNPRLAVLIAVGNSICGNSAIAAVAPVIRAEPEEIASAIALTALIGAALVLALPAAERVLGFGEYQYGVLAGLTVYAVPQVLAATFPVGALSVQIGTLVKLTRVLLLGPVVLLFAVSRHRAFTPGRTRLIRLVPWFIIGFLGLATLRTEGLLPEICVPCLSQASHFLTILAMAALGLSVDARSIRRVGLAVSVTVVLSLVVLIAVSVLTVRAWGV from the coding sequence ATGGCAGCGACCATAAATCGAGGTTCGGATCGGCGGCGGCTGACGCAAAAGGCGGCGCCGAAGGCAAAGCTCGGCAGGGCAAAGGGTCTCGGACTCAGACGAAAGCTGCCGGGTGTGGCCTTGGCGCTCGCCCTGGCGCTTTTGGCGCTGGCCGCGCAGTTCTATCAATCTTGGGTGTTGGGCCGGGTCGTGCTGGAAGGCTTGGTGGCTGCTCTGCTGCTGGGCATCGTCTGGCGCAACTGTTTGGGCATTTGCGGCAGCGATGTCGCGGGGATTGGGTACGCCGGAAAGCAGTTATTGGAATTGGCCATCGTCCTGTTGGGCGCCACGGTGGATTTCCACGGCTTGGCAACAGCCGGCGCGAGCCTGGTGGCGTTGACGGTGCTGGTCGTTGCCTTAGGTCTTGCCGCCAGCCTCTTGATTGGCCGCCTGACCGGCCTGAACCCTCGGCTGGCGGTGCTCATCGCCGTGGGCAACTCCATTTGCGGCAATTCCGCCATCGCCGCCGTGGCACCGGTGATACGCGCCGAACCCGAAGAGATTGCCAGCGCCATCGCCCTGACCGCCCTCATTGGCGCGGCGCTGGTGCTGGCTTTGCCGGCGGCGGAACGCGTGTTGGGCTTTGGGGAGTATCAATATGGCGTGCTGGCCGGCTTGACGGTCTACGCCGTGCCCCAGGTTCTGGCGGCAACGTTTCCAGTGGGCGCGCTCAGCGTGCAGATCGGGACCCTTGTCAAACTGACCCGCGTCCTGCTGTTGGGTCCGGTGGTGCTGCTCTTCGCCGTTTCCCGCCACCGGGCCTTCACGCCGGGGCGCACCCGACTGATCCGGCTGGTGCCCTGGTTCATCATCGGCTTCCTGGGTCTGGCTACCCTGCGTACCGAGGGTCTCTTGCCGGAGATTTGCGTCCCCTGTCTGTCACAAGCCAGTCATTTCCTGACCATCCTGGCGATGGCGGCCCTGGGGCTCTCGGTGGACGCCCGCTCGATCCGGCGGGTCGGCCTTGCCGTTTCGGTGACGGTGGTCCTGTCTTTGGTCGTTCTGATCGCGGTCAGTGTATTGACCGTCAGGGCTTGGGGAGTCTGA
- a CDS encoding type II secretion system protein, translating to MKTVSAFRISGHCKSLATIPNHNAIKGFSLIELVVVIIILGILAATALPRFVDLSSSASVATVSSLAGSVREAAANWRMLCVVQGTSSCNSTSGVYTISNNGQSIQIWNGWPDAGDNIGYNEIDTAVQTGGFTVSIEAGQRTIWRLTSARDPLTCYVQYTEALTSGAEPIVATDTSGC from the coding sequence ATGAAGACGGTTTCAGCATTTAGAATATCCGGACACTGCAAGTCCCTCGCGACAATCCCGAATCACAATGCGATCAAAGGATTCTCGTTGATCGAACTGGTGGTGGTCATCATCATCCTCGGGATTCTCGCCGCCACCGCATTGCCGCGATTCGTTGACCTCTCCAGTTCAGCCTCGGTCGCTACCGTCAGCAGCCTGGCAGGTTCCGTCCGCGAAGCTGCTGCCAATTGGCGTATGCTCTGTGTCGTTCAAGGCACATCGAGCTGCAACTCCACATCCGGTGTGTATACCATCAGCAACAATGGACAATCGATCCAGATTTGGAACGGCTGGCCGGACGCCGGAGACAACATCGGTTACAACGAAATCGATACTGCCGTCCAAACCGGCGGATTCACGGTTTCCATCGAGGCAGGCCAAAGAACCATCTGGCGTTTAACCTCTGCCCGAGACCCATTGACCTGCTATGTGCAATACACGGAAGCACTCACTTCTGGTGCCGAACCGATCGTGGCGACTGATACTTCGGGATGCTAG